The DNA window GTTACAGCCCCAGTATGCCAGTGTGTTGGAGGCTGTCTGCAATCTAAAAGTCGGCAATTTCACCATTTGTCTGATTGTGACTGAAAGTGTTGCACGGGAAATGGTCAACATTCCCAGAATCGTGGTTGATCTACCTGAATTCGTCGCCCACTTTTATGTGCTGCTAGAGGTGCAGGAAGAACAGGAACAAACCATTTTGCGGGGCTGCCTGCGTTATGATCAGTTGCTTCAGTATCGTCAGGTGGCTAACCTGCAACCCGATGACCACTGGCAGTATCAGTTTCCCCTGGACGGGTTTGATCCGGACTCAAGCCACCTGTTGTTTTACCTCCGCTTGCTTGACCCGATCGCCCTACCGCTGCCCACGGCTTCAGCCTACCCGGTACTCCTACCCGCCCTTCAGCAAGAAGCGTTAGCCCACCAACTGCCCCAACTGAGTGCCGACGCAGATTTACCAGAGGTTTTGACCTGGGAGCAAGCAGCGGTATTGTTAACCAATCCTCCCCTATTAAATTTGTTGTACCTGCTGCATACCAGACCAGAACAACGCACGGCAATTACGGGACGATTGACGGAACTACTGACTCAAATCAATCAACAGGTGATTAATGTCTGGCGCTGGTCGCAGGATCGGCTGGATGAAACCGCCCAAGCCTTTGCCTGGTCGATGCCGCGCAGCTTGTCTCCAGCAATGGCAATGCGGCGATCGTCTGAAAAAGTAGAAGCTGCCCTACAAGACCTGACCCAACAGCAGGGAATTGAACTGCCCCCCCAGGCTCGTTATGCTTACCTGACCCTGGAAGAAATGGGATGTCAGATCTGTGCAGTCACCTGGTTAATGCCAGCGGAAGAGGCGGAACAAGGGATGGCAGCACCCATGCAAGAATGGGCACTGATGCTAATTCTAGTTGCCCAACCTGGAAAGATAATTCCCCTGGGAACCAGACTTCAGGTCAGCACCACAACCGTTTTAGCAGATGTGATGCTAGAAACAACCGATCTCTACCTCTATATCATGGTGGAAGGCAATCAACAGGAAGCCTTTACCACAACGATTTCGGCTCCCAATGCGGTACCAATCACGCTGCCCCCCTTTGTTTGCCACCCCCGTCAGCTATCGCCCTAGCCCCTGCCCCTGCCCCCTTGCCCCCTGTCTGTAAACCCCTGTCAGGTATTGCCCTACCCCTATCACCTGCCACCTACCACCTGCCACCTACGCTATGACTGTGCGATCGCCATTTCGACTCAAAGTTCGCCAGGTTGAACAATCCTGTGTGTTTGATCTTTGCAATCCCGCTGGGCAAGAAATTTCAGCTACCTTGAGATTTCCAGAAACGTTGGCTGAGCGGCACCAGAACTGGCAACAAATTTATCTCAGACGGTATGAATTGCAAACACGGGCGCGGGTTGGTCGCAAAAGTGGGAGTGGGACGCCGACAAGCTACGATTGGGATCAGGAACTCCGGATTGCCGAAACTACCCTGCTGAATGAATTGGATTACTGGTTAGGACAACCCGAACTCCTGGGCATCCGTGAAGCCATTCAGCAAGCGGTGGAGGAAATTACCCCCAAGCACTCGAACCAACCGGGCGTTTCCGCGGCATTGACAATTCTGTTGGAATGTAGCCCCCTTTCTCTGGCGCAATTACCCTGGGAAACCTGGAAGTTGGTGCCCCCCAATGTTGCCCCTGGAACCGTTCGCATTGCCCGCACCTGTACCACTCAGGTCGCCCCCCTCGCCCCAGCAAATTCATCCCGGCGCGGTAAAATTCGTATCCTTGCCATTTTTGCGGCGGCTCCAGAGCTGAATCATGGGTTAGATCAAAAAATTCTACGATCGCTGCAATCTGTTGCAGAGATTGAGTTTGTCCAATGTCAACCTACTCCAAACCCGGCCCGCAATGGCTCAAAAAGCCCTGAATTGAAGCAACAGGTTGCCGCTGCGATCGCCGATCAGCGGGGTTGGGATGTATTATTTTTTGCCGGGCACAGTAACACAGAGGCGAACACAGGGGGCAAGTTGGAGCTTGCCCCCCAAACGACCTTAACCATTGCTGAAATCGAACCCTATCTCGCCGTCGCAAAACAACGGGGGTTGCAACTGGCGATGTTCAACTCTTGCTGCGGGTTGCAGATTGCCGAGTCCCTGATTCGTTTAGGGCTGCCTCAGGTTGTCGTCATGCGAGAACAAATCCAGGATGCGGTAGCCCACAAGTTTTTAGAACATTTTTGCCATCACATCCTGAACGCCAGCGATGTTCATACCGCTGTGCTGGCTGCCTGTCAGTATTTCGCCAGAGAAAACATTGCCTATCCCTCTGCCCACCTGATTCCCTCCCTGTTTTGCCATCCTGATCCCAGAACCCGCCTGTTTCGCCTGGAGCCATCCTGGTTGAAGCGCACCTGGTTCCAATGGCGACCAACCCGCTGGGAGGCGATCGCCATCAGCACCATTTCCCTGCTTAGCCTGATGGTGCCAGTCCAGGAGTTGTTGTTGGAGGTGCGCTACTGGAGCCAGGCAGTTTATCGCCAAACAACCCATCAGTTTCCCCCAGCGGCTTCTCCCCCTGTGACATTGCTGGAAATTGACCAGGCATCGATCGACCGTAAGGGCATTGATGCTTACAAAGTGAAGCCCATGAGCCGAGCTTACCTGGCGGAATTGGGCGATCGCCTGCGGCAACTACAGGTTAGAGTGATCGGCTTCGATTACCTACTGGATGGTTCTACGAACGAAGACGCAACGATGGCAGCAACGGTGCAGGCGGCCATTCGACAGCAGACCTGGCTGGTGTTTGCGACCCGCTTGAACGATGCAGGGCAAGCGATCGGGGTAACATCCAACATTGCCAAACCGGATTGGATCTTGCAAGGAAATATCGATATTGTGGGTTGGGATGTGATGCTGCCAGCAACCCCCCGTTGCGACGATAACTGCCCCTTTGCTTATCAACTAGCGCTGGCACAGGTTCTGCGGTTTGACCCGGCGTCACCCCAACCGCAACTAAAGCCTTCTGGTAACCTGCAAAATCACGTCAGCCAATATCTTGAGCAGGTCGAGGCTCCCAATCAAACCCTGGCTTTTCTGAAACAGCCTGGCTTGCCTTTGGGGTTGCAACCGATGATCGATTTTTCCCTCCCACCAGCGCAGGTGTACCGCTCGATCGCCGCCTGGGATTTTCTGGAACGTCCCTTAAGTGATCCAACATTGCAGTCCTTCAAGGAACAGGTGGTGATTATTGGCTCTGGGGGTTACGACCAGGCAGATGACAACTTTCCCCTACCCCTTGCCGTGCGTTACTGGCGTTCCATTAAAAATCAGGCAGGGCAGCAAAATCAAACTGCTCGATCGCAGGTTTTTCCAGGTGCAACTGCCCATGCTTATAGTGTTCATCACCTGCTTGCCCAACACAGATTGTTGGGCATTTCTAATCTCTGGCTGATTGGTATTGCTGCCATTCTCGGTAAAGGAATGGCATTCGTTTTAATGAATAAAAACCATCGCCAACAGCAATTAATGGTGGAATTGGGCGTTGGCGGCACCCTCGCCTATGCCCTCATCGGACTGCAAATTTACATTTCTGCGTTGATCCTATTACCCTGGCTGTTGCCCTCCGCCTTATTTTGGCTTTACATCCTGCCTAACCTGAGACGATCTGCATAGGCTCTCACTAGCAGTCTGTATAGATTCCTAAGACAGTTAAACTCCCACGAGCGCTAAGGACTAAGAACTGTTGGTCATCAGTCATGGGTTATGGGTCGTGGGTCATTGATTGCGCTTATCAAACCCGGTAGCTGACACCTGACACCTGACACCTACCCCCTCTACGCCCCCCAAGGAGGATTTATGCATCGACGCAAACATGCAATAGCCGTGTTACTAACTGGTATGACGATCGCCAGTCTGCCCCTTTTGTTACCGCTGGAAGCCGCTTCCCTCCAAAGGAGCCATGATTCATCCGCTGACCACACAATTGGCAGAGTTATTTCGGAAAAGAGTTCGCCGGGGAGGCACACGCAGCGGTACGGTTTGTGTGGTCACCCCCGATTTAGGTGGTAAAAACCTCTGGAGCGATCGCCCCCTAATTCTTTGGCAGGATGGCGAGGTGGCGCGGGTACAGGTACGCTCCATTGACAGCAAAACCCTGGTCTGGGATCAACCCCTATCCAGTAGCCAAACCAGCACTATTTATAACGGTGCGCCTTTGCAACCCGGACAAACCTATGAAGTGGTGCTGCTGGACGACAAGGGTAAAAGTATCGTCAGAGATACCGCAATGCTGCCCCAATTCGTGCTGCTAGATAGGGCAAAACGCACCGATATTAGCCAGAAACTCAAGGAGATAGAAAACCAGATCACTGCCAAACAGGGAACTGTTGAGGACGTTGTTGCTGCCAAAGCTCAGTACCTTTTAGACCAGGAAAATCTCGTTTCTGATGCATTTCAGATGGTTTATACTGCCCAACCAACATCTCCCGAACTGAAGCAAATGACACAACAAATTACTGCGATCGCCTGCGGCAGTGACGAGTCAAGCGCTACCAACGGTAAGGCAAACCCCGGTATAAGCGCTTTGAGGGCGAGCCTCAGCCAAACCGTTCAGTACGTCGCCCCTCGCCCGTAGATTGGGTTGAGTCTGCGAAACCCAACACCCCAAAGCTTGGCAACCATCAGACACCACCGACAAGATCGGTGGTGTTGAAGTATGAAACCCAACATCGGTCACTCTTTACCCACCCCCTCTAATCCCTCAATCCTATCCTCTGCTCCCCAATTTTTCAGATATAGTGCGATCGCACCAGAGTCTGTGGGTGTTGGGTTTCCTAGCTGTCAACCCAATCGACGAGATCAGCGATCGCACTAGATGCTGAGCATCCACGGCATCCGAAATTTGGTCTTCGAGATCGAAGATGCGCTCTCGCTCATCGACGGTGCCTGACTGTTTGTCTGAGAGGGGAATATAGATCTTAACGCAGTGGTCGGCCATGGTGGATTGGTGTTTTGGTTTGGTTTCTGCCTAACGATGAAATGCAGCGGCGGCAGATGAACTCGAACTCAGCACCAGTAACTTTTGTCCGTCCGCTGCCACGCAGGGTTAGCTGGCGGTTCAGGGCAGTAACTCAAAGTAGTCACAGTGACTTGGACGAATAATCGAAAAATCTCGCCGATCTAGTGTATAAACGCGAGTAATATCAAGCCTTTCAGCTATAGCAACGATCGCTGCATCCGTAAAATCAACCCTCTGTGACAACATGGATGAGACACCTGACTCGTGACTATGAACGGTTGCCTGAAAATCACGAAGGAATGATTTACGTTGTCATGATCCGATTGATGCTCCGACGATTAACCAAGAATCGTCGAACGTGGAAACAAAAAACTGCTTAACGATCATTTACAAACATTTTCTTAAGGTTGATTCTCGCCAGGGGCAGGTAGTTCTTAGAGAACACCACCACCTGGTTCTGAAGTATGGGAATTTTCTGTCGCTGCTCGGTCTGCATTAGTTTTCTCCTCAAAAAATAACCCCCGCCTCTGAACACCAGGAGCGGGGGATGGGAAGTTAATATGGGTGTTCCCTATGTTGGTATCAGGGTTGCCCTGCACCTCCCGCTGCTAGTGGGTTGATCCGGATTGAGCCATCCGGTGATATTGCTATCAATGCCTTCGCTGACGGATTTACCGCCGCCAAACCGATACGTCCCCTCAAACGCAAACAGCGCCGCTGCTCTACCCGAACAATGTTGGGGTCGAACATGGACGCTGGCTAATGTGGTGAGAATGCGTATCATAGAAGGCTGTAGTATTTGTATTACAATTCTGGATGTCTACATACTACACTTGTAGTATTAGGTTGTCCACCCTTCTAGAGAAATTAGGGCGTTGGTTATGAATACACCCAAACGAGGCAGCACTTCGGAAATGCAGGTCACGAGTATCCGCTTGGAACCGGAACTTAAAGAGCGATTGCGGGAGATTTCTAGAGAACAGGGCTATCAAACCCTGATTCGGGAAGTCCTTTGGCTGTTTGTGGAGCAACAGGCGGTGTCGGATGAGGTGAGTTGGCGTAGCCTCTCACATGGAGAGTCGTATTCTGTTGAGGACAGGGGATTTTCTTCCCACTCCTCACAGTTATCAATGTCAGATGTTCGAGCGACGTTTAGAGCAATCGCGCAACAGAAGGAACGGTGTGCAATTACGGATCAACTCATTGAGCCGCAACAACCGATGTGGTTAGGACTAACGATCGCAGGTGAACTTGTTCCCATCCGCTTGAGCGAGTAAGGGTAAGTCCCTCTGTGACAATATGGATGAGACACCTGACCACTTTCAAATTACTGTCTAGTTCAGGTGAACTTCTATGGTGATGCCTTCTGTCTCCACTCCTGCCCATAACGGCGCTCAAGCATCCGGTGTACGTAATCCCGAAGTGGTAGAAAAAGCACAACGTCGAATTTACACGGCTGAGTACAAGCTACGGATTCTTCAAGAAACCGACAGTTGTAGTGAAGGACAAATTGGTGCGATTTTGCGGCGTGAGGGACTGTACTCGTCGCACTTGACGACCTGGCGACGACAACGACAAGCCGGACAACTGGCAGCGTTAACGGACAACAAGCGGGGGCGCAAACCTATGCCAGCCAATCCTTTGAATGCTGAGGTCGAGCGGTTGCGACGGGAGAATGAACGGCTCAGCCAACGGCTGCAACAAGCCGAGTTGATCATCGATATTCAAAAAAAAGCTTGTGCGATCTTAAACATCACGCTGGCGACGAACACCAGCGACACCAGCGATTGATGAGTGCCGTTGAACAACTGGCACCGACAATGGGTGTTGCACCGGTTTGTCAGGGATTGGGGGTCAGCCGTGCTAGCTACTATCGCAAGCAAAAGCCTAAGGGTGAACCCAAACCCAAGCCGAAACCTGAGCGTGCGCTCAGCAATGAGGAACGACAACAGGTTTTGGATCTACTGCATAGTGACCGTTTTGTAGACCAA is part of the Kovacikia minuta CCNUW1 genome and encodes:
- a CDS encoding DUF1822 family protein — encoded protein: MSAQIDMTNLLVDLEALQEAIVPLESEHFQRAAQMSQAAIAEAHQWRTYVNGLALCSFVQWLQERAPDLPVQQDLCTLLQPQYASVLEAVCNLKVGNFTICLIVTESVAREMVNIPRIVVDLPEFVAHFYVLLEVQEEQEQTILRGCLRYDQLLQYRQVANLQPDDHWQYQFPLDGFDPDSSHLLFYLRLLDPIALPLPTASAYPVLLPALQQEALAHQLPQLSADADLPEVLTWEQAAVLLTNPPLLNLLYLLHTRPEQRTAITGRLTELLTQINQQVINVWRWSQDRLDETAQAFAWSMPRSLSPAMAMRRSSEKVEAALQDLTQQQGIELPPQARYAYLTLEEMGCQICAVTWLMPAEEAEQGMAAPMQEWALMLILVAQPGKIIPLGTRLQVSTTTVLADVMLETTDLYLYIMVEGNQQEAFTTTISAPNAVPITLPPFVCHPRQLSP
- a CDS encoding ribbon-helix-helix domain-containing protein, giving the protein MNTPKRGSTSEMQVTSIRLEPELKERLREISREQGYQTLIREVLWLFVEQQAVSDEVSWRSLSHGESYSVEDRGFSSHSSQLSMSDVRATFRAIAQQKERCAITDQLIEPQQPMWLGLTIAGELVPIRLSE
- a CDS encoding CHASE2 domain-containing protein, which translates into the protein MTVRSPFRLKVRQVEQSCVFDLCNPAGQEISATLRFPETLAERHQNWQQIYLRRYELQTRARVGRKSGSGTPTSYDWDQELRIAETTLLNELDYWLGQPELLGIREAIQQAVEEITPKHSNQPGVSAALTILLECSPLSLAQLPWETWKLVPPNVAPGTVRIARTCTTQVAPLAPANSSRRGKIRILAIFAAAPELNHGLDQKILRSLQSVAEIEFVQCQPTPNPARNGSKSPELKQQVAAAIADQRGWDVLFFAGHSNTEANTGGKLELAPQTTLTIAEIEPYLAVAKQRGLQLAMFNSCCGLQIAESLIRLGLPQVVVMREQIQDAVAHKFLEHFCHHILNASDVHTAVLAACQYFARENIAYPSAHLIPSLFCHPDPRTRLFRLEPSWLKRTWFQWRPTRWEAIAISTISLLSLMVPVQELLLEVRYWSQAVYRQTTHQFPPAASPPVTLLEIDQASIDRKGIDAYKVKPMSRAYLAELGDRLRQLQVRVIGFDYLLDGSTNEDATMAATVQAAIRQQTWLVFATRLNDAGQAIGVTSNIAKPDWILQGNIDIVGWDVMLPATPRCDDNCPFAYQLALAQVLRFDPASPQPQLKPSGNLQNHVSQYLEQVEAPNQTLAFLKQPGLPLGLQPMIDFSLPPAQVYRSIAAWDFLERPLSDPTLQSFKEQVVIIGSGGYDQADDNFPLPLAVRYWRSIKNQAGQQNQTARSQVFPGATAHAYSVHHLLAQHRLLGISNLWLIGIAAILGKGMAFVLMNKNHRQQQLMVELGVGGTLAYALIGLQIYISALILLPWLLPSALFWLYILPNLRRSA